A section of the Enterococcus montenegrensis genome encodes:
- a CDS encoding class I SAM-dependent methyltransferase, translated as MENIYDNETFFYKYSQMDRSQKGLTGAGEWPTLQKLLPDFKEKTVLDLGCGYGWHCLYAAKHGAKNVTGVDLSKKMLTVAKQKTKEYPVHYLQADIATISFPADSFDIVMSSLAIHYVADFASLIANIKSYLKPEGILLFSVEHPAFTAEGSEDWYYDDNGNILHYPLDHYFTEGLRKTNFLGEKVVKYHRTLTTYLQTLLKNDFTLLDVVEPLPPKDRWHEDGMKEELRRPMMLLIKVQKN; from the coding sequence ATGGAAAATATTTATGACAACGAAACATTTTTTTACAAGTACAGCCAAATGGACCGCAGCCAAAAAGGTTTAACGGGTGCTGGAGAGTGGCCAACGCTGCAAAAGTTATTACCAGACTTTAAGGAAAAAACAGTTTTGGATCTTGGCTGTGGCTATGGTTGGCACTGTCTTTATGCCGCAAAACACGGCGCAAAGAATGTAACCGGCGTAGATTTATCAAAAAAAATGTTGACAGTAGCCAAACAAAAAACAAAAGAATATCCTGTCCATTATTTACAAGCTGATATTGCCACAATTTCATTTCCTGCTGATTCTTTTGATATCGTCATGAGCTCTTTAGCTATTCATTATGTCGCTGATTTTGCTAGTTTAATTGCAAATATCAAAAGCTACTTAAAACCTGAGGGAATTTTACTTTTTTCAGTGGAACATCCCGCCTTCACGGCAGAAGGATCAGAAGATTGGTATTACGATGACAATGGAAATATTTTACATTATCCCCTTGACCATTACTTTACAGAAGGTTTACGAAAAACCAATTTCTTAGGGGAAAAAGTTGTAAAATATCATCGAACCCTCACAACTTATTTGCAGACTTTGTTAAAAAATGATTTTACGCTTTTAGATGTGGTGGAACCCTTGCCGCCAAAAGACAGGTGGCATGAAGATGGCATGAAAGAAGAACTTCGCCGCCCTATGATGTTACTTATCAAAGTACAAAAGAATTAA
- a CDS encoding FMN-dependent NADH-azoreductase → MTTLLAVKGHPLDAKDSHAIQLLESFLTTYKETNPNDEIIVVNPYAADFPEIDGDITSGWHALMNGAQFNELTAAQQAKLAAFNGLTEQFEKADKVVIANPLWNLSIPSRLKAWFDTICVAGKTFKYTAEGPVGLVTGKKALHIQASGGFYNGQDFAAQYTRQLLNFIGISDFSEVLAEGLDFDPTKVDEIMAKATTEVKAAAKTF, encoded by the coding sequence ATGACAACATTACTTGCAGTTAAAGGACATCCCCTTGATGCCAAAGATTCTCATGCAATTCAATTATTAGAAAGCTTTTTAACTACTTATAAAGAAACTAACCCCAACGATGAAATTATCGTGGTCAATCCTTATGCTGCTGATTTCCCTGAAATCGATGGTGATATCACTTCTGGCTGGCACGCTTTAATGAACGGGGCACAATTTAACGAGCTAACAGCTGCGCAACAAGCTAAGTTGGCTGCTTTTAATGGTTTGACGGAACAATTTGAAAAGGCCGATAAAGTCGTGATTGCCAATCCATTGTGGAATTTAAGCATCCCAAGTCGCTTAAAAGCCTGGTTTGACACAATCTGTGTTGCCGGTAAAACCTTCAAATATACAGCTGAAGGTCCGGTTGGTTTAGTTACAGGTAAAAAAGCATTGCATATTCAAGCAAGCGGCGGTTTTTATAACGGACAAGACTTCGCTGCCCAATATACCCGCCAACTATTGAACTTCATTGGTATCAGCGACTTTAGTGAAGTTTTAGCTGAAGGCTTAGACTTTGACCCAACCAAAGTCGATGAAATTATGGCAAAAGCTACAACAGAAGTAAAAGCTGCAGCAAAAACTTTCTAA
- a CDS encoding MurR/RpiR family transcriptional regulator: MALINRIQGMESELSKAELRIFRYIKKNIDKIPTMTAEQIAKGSKTSAPTVVRFAKKVGASSLTDFKIQISAESQQNGGNQEYSDVKKNEPIASLKEKLSQNAQLTLHETTQILSDEKLVAALKLLETKERIFVTGVGASHLVAEDIKQKWDRIGKSVSLETNYNALLPQLINTKKDAALWLISNSGETPEIVYFAEIAKELKIPIITLTRFGNNRLSKLADVSLQVSRPQEADLRSAATNSLIAQFLAVDILFYSYISRNQENAEKIYQSRQIIKDFREKHF; encoded by the coding sequence ATGGCACTAATCAATCGAATTCAAGGAATGGAAAGTGAATTATCCAAAGCAGAACTGCGGATTTTTCGTTATATAAAAAAGAATATTGATAAAATACCGACCATGACAGCTGAACAAATTGCCAAAGGTTCAAAAACCAGTGCACCGACTGTTGTCCGCTTTGCCAAAAAAGTTGGCGCTTCAAGTCTGACCGACTTCAAAATTCAAATTTCAGCTGAAAGTCAACAGAATGGCGGGAACCAAGAATATTCAGATGTAAAAAAAAATGAACCAATTGCATCTTTAAAAGAAAAATTGTCGCAAAATGCCCAACTTACACTACATGAAACGACACAAATCTTAAGTGACGAAAAATTAGTGGCCGCATTGAAGTTACTGGAAACAAAAGAGCGTATTTTTGTAACCGGCGTAGGTGCCTCTCATCTAGTAGCCGAAGACATTAAACAAAAATGGGACCGTATTGGTAAAAGCGTATCTTTAGAAACGAACTATAACGCTTTGTTACCACAACTTATCAACACTAAAAAAGACGCAGCCTTGTGGTTGATTTCAAATTCCGGTGAAACGCCAGAAATTGTTTACTTTGCTGAAATCGCAAAAGAATTGAAGATTCCAATTATTACCCTAACTCGTTTTGGTAATAACCGACTTTCTAAATTAGCGGATGTTTCCTTACAGGTTTCCCGACCACAAGAAGCTGACCTGCGTAGTGCGGCCACCAATTCGTTAATTGCACAGTTTTTAGCAGTGGATATTTTGTTTTACTCATATATCAGCCGCAACCAAGAAAATGCTGAAAAAATTTATCAATCACGGCAAATCATCAAAGACTTCCGGGAAAAACATTTTTAA
- a CDS encoding helix-turn-helix domain-containing protein, with protein sequence MVYQCLLERDERAIWQIYSLGQRGELVAYEHLQAAFHFAKTKIQRLCDWWAEIEEKEAVGIYFTPRNAGIQVELADHFCQTRLWQRLLSESLTFHLLWQKLNDPLVTITQLSQQHYIARKTVWRRLEGLRPLWLNFNLRLDDNFQSCLMGLESQKRYLILQLKKMQMLPFERDSAALLSYMQELSLKRQNFGFKLTPMEAKILHSRAPQLPYQIDERGWLYLLRQLLGNEIWLPKSYQTFVTALENHPHSLGLTPTDTKEIYRYHLCLQLFCGDSFEEFLTPRCILSEAYLIQEFSEKYVDKYARFTRKHRYVVNGYDYALKKKSSSLEFA encoded by the coding sequence ATGGTCTATCAATGCTTATTGGAAAGAGATGAACGAGCAATTTGGCAAATTTATTCGTTGGGACAAAGAGGTGAGCTGGTTGCATACGAGCACTTGCAAGCAGCATTTCATTTCGCTAAGACAAAGATTCAGCGCTTGTGTGACTGGTGGGCAGAAATTGAGGAAAAAGAGGCAGTCGGAATATATTTTACGCCACGAAATGCCGGTATTCAGGTTGAATTAGCAGATCATTTTTGTCAAACGCGTTTGTGGCAAAGACTTTTGTCTGAAAGTTTGACATTTCACTTGTTGTGGCAAAAACTAAACGATCCCTTGGTAACGATCACGCAACTTTCACAGCAGCACTATATTGCCCGGAAAACAGTGTGGCGACGTTTAGAAGGACTTCGGCCATTGTGGTTAAATTTCAATTTACGCTTAGATGATAATTTTCAAAGCTGCCTGATGGGTTTGGAAAGTCAGAAACGTTACTTGATTTTGCAGTTAAAAAAGATGCAGATGCTGCCCTTTGAAAGAGATAGTGCAGCACTATTGTCCTACATGCAAGAACTTAGCTTAAAGCGTCAAAATTTTGGCTTTAAACTAACCCCGATGGAAGCAAAAATCTTACATAGTCGTGCACCACAACTTCCTTATCAAATTGATGAAAGAGGATGGCTATATTTATTGCGTCAATTATTAGGAAATGAGATTTGGTTACCTAAAAGTTATCAAACTTTCGTTACTGCATTAGAAAACCACCCCCATTCACTTGGTTTAACGCCAACAGACACAAAAGAAATTTATCGCTATCATTTATGTTTGCAGCTTTTTTGTGGCGATAGCTTTGAGGAGTTTTTAACGCCTCGCTGTATTTTATCTGAGGCTTATTTGATACAAGAGTTCAGTGAAAAATATGTGGATAAGTATGCAAGATTCACCCGCAAGCATCGCTATGTCGTTAATGGCTATGATTACGCATTGAAAAAGAAGTCTTCTTCTTTAGAATTTGCTTAA
- the rpsO gene encoding 30S ribosomal protein S15: protein MAISKERKNEIMTKFARHEGDTGSPEVQIAVLTEEINHLNEHARVHKKDHHSYRGLMKKVGHRRNLLAYLRKTDVQRYRELIQALGLRR from the coding sequence ATGGCAATTTCAAAAGAACGTAAAAACGAAATCATGACAAAATTTGCACGCCACGAAGGCGACACTGGTTCTCCAGAAGTGCAAATCGCTGTGTTGACTGAAGAGATCAACCACTTGAATGAACACGCACGCGTCCACAAAAAAGACCACCATTCTTACCGTGGTTTGATGAAAAAAGTTGGTCATCGTCGTAACTTGTTAGCTTACTTACGTAAAACTGACGTACAACGTTACCGCGAATTGATCCAAGCTTTAGGATTACGTCGTTAG
- a CDS encoding acetyl-CoA carboxylase biotin carboxyl carrier protein subunit, with translation MLRKFKISIDGKEYLVEMEEIGGVTPQVPAPMPVAATPPPTPTPTAQPVSESTPKDKPKSTAAPAGSHTLSAPMPGTILKLLVNPGESVTANQPVMILEAMKMENEIVAPKDGTVAEIFVQVGAIVNASDPLIAFN, from the coding sequence ATGTTACGGAAGTTCAAAATTTCAATTGATGGCAAAGAGTATTTAGTCGAAATGGAAGAAATTGGTGGCGTAACACCGCAAGTACCAGCACCAATGCCAGTTGCAGCCACACCACCACCAACGCCAACACCGACAGCGCAACCTGTATCAGAAAGCACGCCCAAAGATAAACCAAAATCTACCGCTGCACCAGCAGGTAGTCACACACTCAGTGCCCCTATGCCAGGTACAATTTTAAAATTGTTAGTAAATCCCGGCGAGTCAGTGACAGCGAATCAACCTGTAATGATTTTAGAAGCGATGAAAATGGAAAATGAAATTGTAGCACCAAAAGATGGGACAGTTGCTGAAATCTTTGTGCAGGTGGGGGCAATTGTCAACGCAAGTGATCCCTTGATTGCCTTTAATTAG
- a CDS encoding MATE family efflux transporter → MKEIRGYVTRSVLSTFGLSLYILADTFFIANGVGTLGLTALNIALPLFNLLNGLGLLLGMGGATLFVLKGGQKNYFSQLLLTGIIIGLLFTLLGLIFAAPLASLLGASLATLPLTTTYLRFILIMAPFFICNNLVLAFIRNDHNPQLAMKAMLFSSLFNIIFDYIFVFPMNMGMAGAALATVLAPVLSLLILSTHKRKANRRLIWQFTLPKFKTISCSTQLGLASFLTEMSTGISILVFNQVLLALSGDIAVAAYGVLANILLVGLSLFTGVAQGIQPLISQAAAKKEETKVFSYLRYGFTVSLFLAFLLYLVITLFKFPIVGLFNRDHDATLTHLATKGMGIYFLALFGACFNIVFSIFFSAVGYAKQSFAVALLRGYVLILPFVILLGKTFGIVGVWSSLPLSEFLTLLIASLLFIQVKKVIAAIFPIKRAKIKRESRLIL, encoded by the coding sequence ATGAAAGAAATTAGAGGCTATGTCACGCGGAGCGTCTTAAGTACTTTTGGTTTGTCTTTGTATATTCTAGCCGACACTTTTTTTATTGCAAATGGTGTAGGAACTTTAGGATTAACTGCTCTTAATATTGCTTTACCGCTCTTTAACCTTTTGAATGGTTTAGGACTACTTTTAGGAATGGGGGGTGCTACCTTGTTTGTTTTAAAAGGAGGACAAAAAAATTACTTTTCCCAGCTGCTTTTGACAGGAATTATCATCGGACTCCTCTTTACTTTGTTGGGTTTAATTTTTGCAGCACCTTTAGCTTCTTTACTGGGAGCAAGTTTGGCCACATTGCCGCTAACTACGACCTACTTACGTTTCATTTTAATTATGGCGCCTTTTTTCATTTGCAACAATTTGGTCTTAGCCTTTATTCGCAATGATCATAATCCGCAACTGGCGATGAAAGCTATGCTTTTTTCTAGTCTTTTTAATATTATCTTTGACTATATTTTCGTTTTCCCAATGAATATGGGAATGGCCGGGGCTGCACTAGCTACTGTATTAGCTCCCGTTTTAAGTTTATTGATTTTAAGCACCCACAAAAGGAAAGCCAACCGTCGTTTAATTTGGCAATTTACATTACCAAAATTCAAGACCATCAGCTGTAGCACACAATTAGGCTTAGCTTCTTTTTTGACCGAAATGAGTACCGGCATTAGCATTTTAGTTTTCAATCAAGTGCTGCTTGCTTTAAGCGGAGATATTGCTGTAGCAGCATATGGCGTGCTTGCCAATATCTTACTTGTCGGCTTATCTTTGTTTACGGGCGTTGCACAGGGTATTCAGCCTTTAATCTCACAAGCGGCAGCAAAAAAAGAAGAAACAAAAGTTTTCAGCTATTTACGTTACGGTTTTACCGTTAGCCTTTTTTTAGCATTCCTGTTGTATCTCGTTATAACTCTTTTCAAGTTCCCAATTGTCGGCTTATTTAATCGCGATCACGATGCGACCTTAACACACCTTGCAACCAAAGGGATGGGGATTTACTTTTTAGCCTTGTTTGGTGCCTGCTTTAATATCGTCTTTAGTATTTTCTTTTCTGCTGTCGGTTACGCAAAACAATCTTTTGCAGTTGCTTTGCTGCGGGGTTATGTATTAATTCTCCCCTTTGTAATTTTACTTGGAAAAACTTTTGGCATAGTCGGGGTATGGAGCAGCTTACCTTTAAGTGAATTTTTAACCCTATTGATTGCAAGCCTATTATTTATACAAGTAAAAAAAGTTATCGCAGCGATATTTCCTATTAAGCGTGCTAAAATAAAAAGAGAAAGTAGGTTGATACTATGA
- a CDS encoding ABC transporter permease/substrate binding protein translates to MDNLLQQAIPVAKWVENFTDWLTKTFAGLFSFVQTIGQVIMDTITNTLLFIPPLLFIVLLAVAAFFLSKKKPGLTILTFFGLLFIYNQGLWNDLMNTVTLVLLASLVSIIIGIPLGILMAKSEKANTIVSPILDFMQTMPAFVYLIPAVAFFGIGMVPGVFASVIFALPPTVRMTNLGIRQIPSELVEASDSFGGTGKQKLFKLELPLAKGTIMAGINQTMMLALSMVVTASMIGAPGLGRGVLSALQQAQVGNGFVNGLALVILAIIIDRFTQKLNAPKKERNKNLAPAAKKKQKWLTGGVAVVVIALIFGSTFAGSHASDKGEIHLSYVEWDTEVASTNVVAEVLREEGYDVKLTPLDMTVMWQSVANGETDGMVAAWLPHTHQAQYAKYKNQVENLGENLKGAKLGIVVPSYMAVNSIEDLSDQAKQQIIGIEPGAGVMKAADKTQAAYPNLKDWTVESSSSGAMTVALGKAIKNKEPIVITGWSPHWMFAKYDLKYLADPKGTMGGAETINTMVRKGLKEDQPQAYKILDNFHWEQKDMEDVMLAVHDGKDPAQAAKEWVKNNPDKVNEWVK, encoded by the coding sequence TTGGATAATTTATTACAACAAGCAATTCCAGTAGCAAAATGGGTGGAGAACTTTACAGATTGGTTGACAAAAACCTTTGCGGGGTTATTTAGCTTCGTGCAAACGATTGGTCAAGTTATTATGGACACTATCACCAATACCTTGCTGTTTATTCCACCGTTGTTATTCATTGTCTTATTGGCCGTCGCTGCCTTTTTCTTATCAAAGAAAAAACCAGGACTGACGATTTTAACCTTTTTTGGTCTATTATTTATTTACAACCAAGGTCTATGGAATGACTTGATGAATACGGTCACGTTAGTTTTACTTGCGAGTCTCGTTTCAATTATCATCGGGATTCCGTTAGGGATTTTAATGGCGAAAAGTGAAAAAGCCAATACAATTGTGTCGCCGATTTTAGACTTTATGCAAACAATGCCGGCATTTGTCTATTTAATTCCTGCTGTTGCCTTCTTTGGTATCGGAATGGTGCCGGGTGTTTTTGCTTCCGTTATTTTTGCTTTGCCACCAACTGTTCGAATGACAAATTTAGGAATTCGTCAAATTCCAAGTGAATTAGTCGAAGCTTCCGATTCTTTTGGTGGAACAGGGAAACAAAAACTATTTAAACTAGAATTGCCTTTAGCTAAAGGCACGATTATGGCAGGGATCAACCAAACGATGATGCTTGCACTTTCAATGGTTGTAACAGCATCAATGATTGGTGCTCCCGGACTTGGTCGTGGGGTCTTATCTGCCTTGCAACAAGCACAAGTCGGGAATGGTTTTGTTAATGGTTTAGCTTTAGTTATCTTAGCAATCATCATCGACCGTTTTACGCAAAAATTAAATGCACCAAAAAAAGAACGGAATAAAAATCTTGCTCCTGCTGCTAAGAAAAAACAAAAATGGCTCACAGGTGGTGTAGCTGTTGTCGTGATCGCTTTAATTTTTGGCTCAACTTTTGCTGGGAGCCATGCTTCTGATAAGGGAGAAATTCACCTGTCTTATGTTGAATGGGATACAGAAGTAGCTTCTACTAATGTTGTCGCTGAAGTTTTAAGAGAAGAAGGCTATGATGTGAAATTGACACCGTTGGATATGACGGTGATGTGGCAATCTGTTGCCAATGGCGAAACAGATGGCATGGTAGCGGCGTGGTTACCCCATACACACCAGGCACAATATGCTAAATACAAAAATCAAGTCGAAAATTTAGGTGAAAATCTAAAAGGTGCCAAACTTGGGATTGTGGTACCAAGCTATATGGCTGTTAATTCGATTGAAGATTTAAGTGATCAGGCCAAACAACAAATTATCGGCATTGAACCAGGAGCTGGTGTGATGAAAGCAGCAGATAAAACTCAGGCTGCTTATCCGAACTTAAAAGATTGGACCGTTGAATCTTCTTCATCTGGCGCCATGACTGTTGCATTGGGTAAAGCTATTAAAAACAAAGAACCAATTGTTATTACTGGCTGGTCACCTCATTGGATGTTTGCTAAATATGATTTGAAATATTTAGCTGATCCTAAAGGGACAATGGGGGGAGCTGAAACAATCAACACGATGGTTCGTAAAGGCCTAAAAGAAGATCAACCGCAAGCGTACAAAATTTTAGATAACTTCCATTGGGAACAAAAGGACATGGAAGATGTCATGTTAGCCGTTCACGACGGCAAAGATCCAGCCCAAGCTGCTAAAGAATGGGTAAAAAATAATCCAGATAAAGTAAATGAATGGGTTAAATAA
- a CDS encoding GlsB/YeaQ/YmgE family stress response membrane protein yields MLELFWSFIVGSTLGLLAGLIIGNDIRSGFLGYMIIGFLGSWVGRIFLGPTGPQVGGFYVIPALVGSVMCLAVCSYLLQKIRQFGFY; encoded by the coding sequence ATGCTGGAGTTATTTTGGTCTTTCATTGTTGGTAGCACTTTAGGTCTATTGGCTGGATTAATTATAGGAAATGATATTCGTAGTGGTTTTTTAGGCTATATGATAATAGGTTTTTTAGGTAGTTGGGTCGGGCGAATTTTTCTTGGTCCCACTGGTCCGCAAGTTGGTGGCTTCTACGTAATTCCCGCTTTAGTTGGTTCGGTGATGTGTCTAGCAGTCTGTTCATACCTTTTACAAAAAATTCGTCAGTTCGGTTTTTATTAG
- the pnp gene encoding polyribonucleotide nucleotidyltransferase has product MTKQVFKTTWGGRPLQVEVGQLAKQANGAVLVRYGDTAVLSAAVASKEAKDTDFFPLTINYEEKMYAVGKIPGGFIKREGRPSTDATLTARLIDRPIRPMFAEGFRNEVQVTNIVMSVEQDCSPAMAAMLGSSLALSISDIPFDGPIAGVEVGRVNGEYVLNPTVEQAEKTDIELSVAGTKQAINMVESGAKEVSEDDMLGALLFGFDAIKELVAFQEEIVAAVGKEKMEVKLLQVNPELKQDIYDNYYNVMKTAVMTEEKLAREDEIEKVKETVKEVYAEKFANIETEDLVQITKEIKQVAEDLEKDVVRELITIDKIRPDGRKLDEIRQLSSEVGLLPRVHGSGLFTRGQTQALSACTLAPLGEHQIIDGLGVEESKRFIHHYNFPQFSVGSTGRAGSPGRREIGHGALGERALAQVIPSETDFPYTIRLVAEVLESNGSSSQASICAGTLALMDAGVPIKAPVAGIAMGLVSDGENYTILTDIQGLEDHLGDMDFKVAGTKDGITALQMDIKIQGITEQILREALAQAKKARFEILEELTSTLAQPREELSPYAPKIEMIQIDPEKIKVVIGKGGDTINGIIEETGVKIDIDQEGKVSIASADSEMIQKAIKIIEELTKEVKVGEVYLGKVVRIEKFGAFVNLIKGKDGLVHISQLANERVNNVEDVVKLGDEVLVKVTEIDRQGRVNLSRKALLKDDNKEDAK; this is encoded by the coding sequence ATGACAAAGCAAGTATTTAAAACAACTTGGGGCGGCCGCCCCTTGCAAGTTGAAGTCGGTCAATTAGCTAAACAAGCCAACGGAGCAGTGTTAGTCCGCTATGGTGATACAGCCGTATTGAGTGCAGCCGTTGCCTCAAAAGAAGCAAAAGATACAGACTTTTTCCCATTGACGATTAACTATGAAGAAAAAATGTATGCCGTTGGTAAGATCCCTGGTGGTTTTATTAAACGTGAAGGTCGCCCTTCAACTGACGCGACATTGACAGCCCGTTTAATCGACCGGCCAATTCGTCCAATGTTTGCAGAAGGCTTCCGTAATGAAGTGCAAGTAACCAATATTGTAATGAGCGTAGAACAAGATTGTTCACCTGCTATGGCTGCAATGTTAGGTTCATCTTTAGCGCTATCTATTTCAGACATTCCTTTTGATGGCCCAATTGCTGGTGTTGAAGTTGGTCGTGTCAATGGTGAATATGTGTTGAACCCAACTGTTGAACAAGCAGAAAAAACAGATATCGAATTAAGTGTAGCCGGGACAAAACAAGCAATTAACATGGTGGAATCCGGCGCTAAAGAAGTGTCAGAAGACGATATGCTAGGTGCTTTACTATTTGGTTTTGATGCAATTAAAGAATTAGTTGCTTTCCAAGAAGAAATTGTCGCAGCTGTCGGCAAAGAAAAAATGGAAGTAAAACTTTTACAAGTTAATCCAGAATTAAAACAAGACATTTACGACAACTACTACAATGTTATGAAAACTGCTGTTATGACAGAAGAAAAACTAGCTCGTGAAGATGAAATTGAGAAAGTAAAAGAAACTGTCAAAGAAGTTTACGCAGAAAAATTTGCTAATATTGAAACAGAAGACTTGGTTCAAATTACAAAAGAAATCAAGCAAGTAGCTGAAGACTTAGAAAAAGATGTGGTACGGGAATTAATTACAATTGATAAAATCCGCCCTGATGGTCGTAAGTTAGACGAAATCCGTCAACTTTCCTCAGAAGTTGGTTTATTACCACGGGTTCATGGTTCTGGTTTATTTACGCGGGGACAAACGCAAGCTCTATCTGCTTGTACTTTAGCACCATTAGGAGAACATCAAATTATTGATGGTTTAGGTGTGGAAGAGTCTAAACGTTTCATTCACCACTACAATTTCCCCCAATTTTCAGTTGGTTCAACGGGTCGCGCCGGCTCACCTGGTCGTCGTGAAATTGGACATGGTGCTTTAGGGGAACGTGCATTAGCACAAGTGATCCCAAGTGAAACAGATTTCCCTTATACAATTCGTTTAGTCGCAGAAGTTTTAGAATCGAATGGTTCTTCTTCACAAGCAAGTATTTGTGCAGGAACATTAGCATTGATGGATGCTGGTGTGCCAATTAAAGCGCCAGTTGCCGGCATTGCGATGGGTCTGGTTTCAGATGGTGAAAATTACACAATCTTGACAGATATTCAAGGCTTGGAAGATCACTTAGGCGATATGGACTTTAAAGTTGCAGGTACCAAAGATGGTATTACAGCACTACAAATGGATATCAAAATTCAAGGTATTACAGAACAAATTTTACGTGAAGCATTAGCGCAAGCGAAAAAAGCACGTTTTGAAATCTTAGAAGAATTAACTTCAACATTGGCGCAACCGCGCGAAGAGTTGAGCCCATATGCACCGAAGATTGAAATGATCCAAATCGATCCTGAAAAAATCAAAGTGGTTATCGGTAAAGGTGGCGACACCATTAACGGTATCATTGAAGAAACAGGCGTTAAAATCGATATCGATCAAGAAGGTAAAGTTTCAATCGCCTCAGCTGATTCAGAAATGATTCAAAAAGCGATTAAGATTATTGAAGAATTAACCAAAGAAGTAAAAGTTGGCGAAGTTTACTTAGGTAAAGTTGTCCGCATTGAAAAATTTGGTGCCTTCGTTAACTTAATCAAAGGTAAAGATGGCTTAGTTCACATTTCACAGCTCGCAAATGAACGTGTAAACAACGTAGAAGACGTAGTGAAATTAGGGGATGAAGTTTTAGTTAAAGTAACGGAAATTGACCGTCAAGGCCGTGTCAACTTATCTCGTAAAGCATTATTAAAAGACGATAACAAAGAAGACGCTAAATAA